ATTTCTCTACCTAAGCTATAGATCTCCTGCATTCACATATCAAGCTGTGTATATTCATGTTAGTCCAGGAtgtgaacctcaaaggaaaattCAGCTGCTCAAAACATCAATTATGTTTATGCCCTTGAggctcaaatatattttaattattatagtttAAAACTCAAGGGAATTTACCAAAGAAATATCTTATAAATCCTCTTATCATGCTCATTCAAAGTATGGTGAGTTGATATTGGCAGGTAGGTGACTTTCTCATTTgttaaacaaaatacattttatgttttgtgtgCAGATTGGTATTGCActgatggagaaaaatatttttatcaattctCATTTCATTGTTTTGAATGACCTTTCTTTGACTCTGAAGAATCTATTGTTCTATGTAGTCTCTTCTGATATATTTGTGGGAGCCTAGTAAAAAATGGCCTGTTGGCACAATAAGGTGGGATATGATTTTTATggtaatattatattttcagaaaaactaGAGAGTGTATCAAGGTAAAAATTTAAGACACATTGAAACATCTGTGCTTTATGTGTACCTATTTTAATGAATGCATTAGTGATATCAATAATGGGAAACAAAAAATGTCTACACTTTCCAGATAATTGCATTGGTTATATGCAGTTCAGGGGCCTCTTTCCCTGAAATTTCTGCTGGACATGTTAAAGAATCCCCCTGTGATCTATTCTCCTGTAGTTAACTTTCATCTGATAGTAGAGTTTATACTTTGGTTTACATATTTACTCCCCTTTTCTTCCACTGAGCAATGTGTGCTCAGTGAGGATGTGCAATGTAATCTCATATCCTGGGGTTGGGGGGAGAAAAACAATGAAGTGTTGGttgaacataaataaatgtgtggataaatatgaaagaaaaaagaaacagtgatGATTCTGTATCATTTTTGTTATGTATTAAGAGATCCATTCCACAACTTCATTGCTTTGTGAACAAAGATTAGCCAACAAACTATTGatctgaaatgaaaatgtgtaCTGATTGTTCATCCTTTGTAGTGTATACAGAATAATAGGCCATTTTAGTTTTGGGGCCCTGGAAATAAAACCTCCCTTATTTATGCATTGGAACATGGGAAATATTGGGCAgaaattcatttctaattttcttgcatttagattattttcagaaaacttgaaaaaaaacaaGTGTAGAGACCACTAAATACAGGTATAAATGTTGTAAGTAGTTTTAAGTGTAAGTATGAATTTATATCTATGTatgagaaaaaacaacaacagaaaaacattGAATGTGTGTTTATCTTTGCAATATagggtgaaagaaagaaaacacagacatGTAGAGAAAAATCAACCTGTAGAAATTCTGAAGAATTTGATGAGAGCAGAAAGTAGTCCCACAGGTGATTTAATTAATCAGagagtgatgatgatgatatgagTGGAACAGATGCAGAATTTGAAATACACTCACTTTCTGTGTCACTTGAGCTTCCAAGGGAGAGGAAAATGTCCTCCTCAAACCACACTGTGGGGATGGCATTCATTCTCTTGGGACTGACAGATGACCCAGTGCTGGAGAAGCTCCTGTTTGGGGTGTTTCTGGTGGTCTACCTACTCACACTGGCAGGAAACCTGTGCATGATTGCACTGATCAGCACCAGTCCTCACCTGCAAactcccatgtacttcttccttgGCCACCTCTCCTTTGTAGACATCTGCTATTCCTCCAACATCACTCCCAACATGCTGTATGATTTCCTCTCAGAGGACAAGACCATTTCCTATGCTGGGTGCTTCACTCAGTGTCTCCTCTTCATTGCTCTGGTGATCACTGAGTTTTACCTCCTTGCTTCCATGGCCCtggaccgctatgtggccatctgcagccCTCTGCATTACAGCTCCAGGATGTCCAGGAAAGTCTGCATCTCCCTGGTCACTTTCCCTTATGTGTCTGGCTCCCTTCATGGGCTGTCTCAGGCCCTGCTGACTTTCCACCTGTCCTTCTGTGGCTCCCTGGAGATCAACCACTTCTACTGTGCAGATCCTCCCCTGCTCCTGCTGGCCTGCTCTGACACCCACGTCAAGAAGATGGCCATGTTTGTGGTGGCTGGCTTCACTCTCTCCAGCTCTCTCTCAGTCATTCTCCTGTCCTACCTCTTCATTGTTGCAGCCATCCTGAGGATCCATTCTGCTGAAGGCAGGCGCAAAGCCTTCTCCACTTGTGGCTCCCACCTGACGACAGTCACCATATTTTATGGGACACTTTTCTGCATGTACTTAAGGTCCCCCTCGGAGAAGTCTGTAGAAGAGTCCAAAGTCATTGCAGTTTTCTATGCTTTCTTGAGCCCCATGCTGAACCCGCTGATCTATAGCCTCAGGAACAAGGATGTCATCCGTGCCATGCAAGGTGTGATCAAGGgaaatttctttcagaaaatatcaCGTTAGGCTTGTATTCATGTCTAAGTGTCTGTGATGACAACTTGAATCCTTAAAGGGACAATCTACTATGGGAAAGAGTGACTTATATATTCTTAGTGGTCTCTTAATTTTTTCTGGAAATTAAGATATTCAAgataaattttattcaaaaaatataaaatggaaaatatgttcCTTAGTAGACAAACTCTGAACATATGTTGGCTA
This portion of the Ictidomys tridecemlineatus isolate mIctTri1 chromosome 4, mIctTri1.hap1, whole genome shotgun sequence genome encodes:
- the LOC144376624 gene encoding olfactory receptor 5M10-like — its product is MSSSNHTVGMAFILLGLTDDPVLEKLLFGVFLVVYLLTLAGNLCMIALISTSPHLQTPMYFFLGHLSFVDICYSSNITPNMLYDFLSEDKTISYAGCFTQCLLFIALVITEFYLLASMALDRYVAICSPLHYSSRMSRKVCISLVTFPYVSGSLHGLSQALLTFHLSFCGSLEINHFYCADPPLLLLACSDTHVKKMAMFVVAGFTLSSSLSVILLSYLFIVAAILRIHSAEGRRKAFSTCGSHLTTVTIFYGTLFCMYLRSPSEKSVEESKVIAVFYAFLSPMLNPLIYSLRNKDVIRAMQGVIKGNFFQKISR